The genomic interval ACTTTAAAACCATACATGTATGTAGTTTTCGtggataatattattgaattgcCACAAATTCcacgagttttttttttaatactttagtTAGCAGATTAGAGGGTTAGATTGGGGCTGTGGCTAAATTGATAAGTTACGTATCAAATAATACTATTGTGCACTAAAATGTGTTTGTCTACGTAGATTTATAGTCATATATGGCCGTTAAAAtacaaaagggaccttatggcgcccttCACTTACGCCATTATCGCCGTTGTTTTgcattcgaacaacggcaataaagacctaagtgccagccgccagaATGGACGGCCAATTgcaatattaattgaatatttttcgtaGATGTTGCAAAATGTTGTATAAACATTCggtatgtatttttctttagaaAATACAGCAAAGATatatcattttgttatttatgcgTGGAAGcaacgtatgtatgtatttattatatttatataacttatatatttatcttttgtatatgtaatttttatattattactttgggatttaatgaaattcaaattttattactttttttgtcTTGATAAATTCCTATTTGGTTTTCTGTGTAGttaatagtaattattacTATGAGCAACATTACtgcacaaatatttgttatgacAACCATAATATCGTACGTTatcttttgcccgcggtttcgcccgcgttcaTTGTTTTCACCCTTTAAAAAAGTAAGAGGTAGAAtttccttatatatatatattatacaaaattcgataactatatatttttaataaaacgcaatatatatgtatgaaaacaattgaattaaaatttgccatattttttttttatataatatagacaagtatatatgtattccaGATTTCGTggcatatacattttaaaattacgtatAAGTTTtccgattttaataaaatatatttggattttaacaatatctcatcaaaattataGAGGATTTGTAGCTTTATCGCTTTATTTACGCTGTGGTGATAATTATACGCAATATTTAGTGTTCAACGCGAGAAACATGGGTGtgaataatttaagtattttgtaaaagCTGTTTCCtgcttttttttactataattttgtaactgtTTTGTATATAGTTGTTAGATATAGATGTGGTGTCCCGTCTCTCTCTACGAGATAACATTCGAACTGAGATGGAGGTAGATTTTTGACTATTTTTTGCAACGTGTATTCGGACATGTGTTATACAAACAAATGTCATTACTAAattctctttataattattatttctttttgaaaGTACAAAGAGAAATGAGCcgtattttaaattcttttaaaatactgTATACCATTTTAATGGTcctcattaaaattaaattgtctcTTGTGCTAGCTTCACATTAACGGTGAAGTCAGATCGCGAATTAACGTGTATTGTTTAGTTTGTATTTGAGCTTAAAAGctcacatacaaacaaaaagatgtatgtaataaattactgCAGGTAAAAACCTGTAATGGATGACGAAATCGTCAAGTTTAGCGATCTGTTTGCCGATAGTTTGGAACGATTGGGTGTCAAAATTGGAAAATGTAAAGTTTTATCGTCTTGTCTCaatagttattattacatacgtATAATGCTAGCAGGATCGACACTCTGAACAAGAAAGAAAATGGTAATTGCAAATTTGTAGCGAGAGTTAGTTGTTTTACTGACatacactatcgccgaactcagatgCCGACGTGAATGAACGTACATTGCGCAATTTGTATGCGAGCTTTATTAATCGTAAGAAAAATACCAGCAATGGCAAAAGCCGCCAAAGTTCGTGCAAATGTTTGCCTATATCGTCAGCATTATgttcgaccgccacaaaggaaAGATATTCCTGTCAGCCTATGTGTGTACTCTGTGGAATTGCGTGGCTTCGACGTTATCATGTTGTATTTTATCATTCCAATCTTAAACACTTCAACTGCGCGTTTTAGACATGTCGTTTCTGAAGTGAGTCGTCCATAGGGCCAGCTGTCCGTAGTGTTGCGACCCATTTATGCAGCTTGTATTGTCTTTGCTTTTAGTTGGCGTTGTTCATAAGTTGCgcggtagatgtcgccacaatcttttttagaaataatgtctacatacatatacttcAATCAATCGACATATTTATATGCATATAATGGTGAAAATATCCATACCTATGGCCTGTACACTTGTATTTCAGCTACCGGCACGTTTCACAGTTTACATATGCAAGTAGCTGGCATTTCAATGTCAAAGTCAGAACACTTGCGCATGTCAGCTATCCGAGTCTAAAatggttctccgacaattccTTCGTCTAtgaacgtttcgtcgacagaatgcttcgacatcgggcgtttgaacgcCAGAACACTTCATgtacgaacgattcgccgacagaatgtctcctctattctgccggcgaatcgttcgtagacgaagcaattgtcggaaaACTGTTTCAGACTCCAGCTATCCGTTTCACTCGTACATACGAGTACTATTGCTTGTTAGATACACATGTATCTTCACATTCTCCATCCTAATGTAAGTACGGAAAACgtgttacataatatattaggatgtgtatcatatattttgtctcttgCTAGtgttatacaaaatttgtttttctccTTCACACGTTGCAATTTATACTTTGATTATATTGGTTGAGtggtttgtttttgttacgcGGTTTGACTGCTTGTTAGAATCTAGATTTTTGTCAACTGAAGGGAATAAAACCAAAGGTTTTGCCGTTGTAGCTGACTTATGCTCACGCGCATATACAATCAAATATGGGTTTTAATACTGAGTAATATAAACTACTAGTAACTTTTACAGCAaatagtttgtttatttacactttGTGTTAATTGAACTAAAATTCACAATTGGAAAAGTAGTATAGATGcatttaaatgtttcatttaatttactatgttggtatttttatttatttatgtacacaagataacagtgaaaatataaaacttacaaataggaaactaagtacatacaacttatttctatagaaatttctttcaGTGAACCCGCGacagaaaaattaaacaaagaaacactttatttttgccaacatttaaattatattattaggttaTGATTTCCACACTTCCATTACTTCATAGAGACAACAgtcttggcagctgatagggaACAATATACTTCTCTAGTAGGGTTGACGTTAGAAAAGCGGCCGAGAGGCCGCTTGGCGGCGTCACATCTCTGAATAAAGCAACCGAAATACGcgaagatgaaagagagattTTAACAATTTGCTGATCtctgacctcggtggcgcagtggtaaagttcttgcttctgaaccgagaggttccgggttcgatccgcGGTCGTGTCatcatggaaaattatctttttctgattggcccgggtcttggatgtttatctatatatgtatatgttataaaatatagtatcattgagttagtatcccataacacaagactAGAACCTATTTTGGAGCTAGctgaatctgtgtgatttgttctaatgtttatttaatcacATCAATTGTCATTTTACAAGTTTAAGGCCATATTTGAGggtatattttaagttagtaATGTACAAGTTAGCTACAATATATGCCCTGAGCTTACATTGTATAGAGCCGTTGTTCAACCAGacgttatatttattgtgtaaataaaaacagtgaattatatattaaaattgttttattagacTGCGGATGTCTGACGCCTTCTAACAGTAATAGAAATTTGCGattgtaattttcaattcGTTGATTgcactttttaaaattgcaatcaacaaattgtaagtaattttGCAATTGAAAATTATGGTCTTGATGTAGTATGTAAAAGGTCTATCGATAGTGCAACATCACAATAATATCGAAAGACGACAGTATCGAAGAATTAACAATCCATtctgttgatttatttaaactcCTATTTGGGCTTGGTCCAGGTCCAGTCAGTACCACATcatctgtaaaacaaaaaagatatAGTAAATTTGGCGTATCTAGAGCGTATACAGGGGGTGGGGAGGGCTAAAGTTTGACTGCGCCACGTGACCACGTCCATTTTATCGGTGTCTTTGGTCTGTCTTTGTTTATAGCTAAATACTtatgtaaagtaaaaaaatatcgttaagtgaatatatttttttagttataacCTTTTTCCATTTATGCGGACTGGGTTTCtttctgtttttcttttttctccgTTTGTCCTTGTCGCGCCTAGCTTTCGCCTCGGACGTCGTCTGCCCCGGGTACTCATACATACCACGGAGAAGCTGCAGCACACCTGTACACAGAGTGGGTCAATTGAAAAGTGAAAACATTGACGATATAGTATCGAATTTATTGATTTGCTCGAAATTTTGTCAGGACAGGACTAGGAGAGGGTCTAGATTGGCTCATCCTTCTAACAGCTTAATACTGGAGTAGTAAGGAGggcgtatttataatattagttaggataaagATAATAGCAAGATTGAGAACAAAGGGCAGAAACAACACCAggcacaatattttatttctatttttaatctatttatgAGGCATCTGCTGAAAAAATCCTATGGTTGGTCACcaacaaattacatttttaagtcattatataatgtaaatattacgtGTTTCaggttcatatttatattacttccAAAAAAGTACAGGAATCAAGTATAAAGGAAAATTAACGGCGAACTAATTCCATGAAGGGATATCTGTCTGTCTTCTCTTGGCTATATCGGTGAggagattttgatgaaattagaAATAGATACAGTTAATGAGCcccttttttatactatgtatttgcgaaattatatttagattgCGGTGCGGGTATGACATGACCTTTCGTTAATGAATGCCAGGCCAAAGTGTCAGATAGGggtatagaatatagtatatagaaGCGGGCGGCTAAATTTGAATTGCCTACGGCGGAAATTGTGTTAAACCGACTCTGGTCGCGATCTGGGTACTTTATGTGTGACTATAATACTCATCATTAAAGCACGTCAAATGATTCATTCAATCCATCGAAGATCCCTAGAAGTTGTTGGCGAGGTtccaaaatgaatattttatcgtgaaacaaagtgaaattatttgtatttcctATTTATTATGCGGTGAGCCACAGTCGGTCGTAAACAGATCTGCATACAATGTCAAAGAACTTTTATGCAACATAAAAACGTATTGTTGACGACAATTATGacgtcatttatatttttagaataaggattcttatatataaaaataagaaaaataagtcCCCTGTtccgtctgtatgtctgtctatatgaacacgataaacttaaaaaataccaGACGTATTTTTGTGCGATTcttaccaatagataatgtgattcctatggaaggtttaggtgtataatttattatggttttacccgagcgaggcCGGGCCGCTAGTTGTAGACTGAACTTGAATAAGGAACAAAAAGTACATTGAGAATAGAGtgctttaattaaattatatctttttaacgtcaaacatacaaaaatattaatcacgCATTTGCTTACGGTTAATATAAGTAGTAGctaattatattcttatttttaggATAAGCGTAACAATTGAATATGGCCATACTTCACCATCTTAATTATGAAAGATGTGCAGGTCCTTAAAATGTATGACTATTAACATAATTACGTTAAACTACGTTATATACAAGTAACTTTAAACTAAAGCAATAAATTACAGCTCAGTCACTTTCTGTCTCTTCACCGACTTCCTCACCTTGCTGGGCGTCAAAGTATCCATTCTTCAACAAGTTCACCAACGGATACGGTAATTGGTACTGTTCCCTTAACACATTGTCTTCATAACTTCTAGAGTTTCCTATAGAAATATCGGAACATGCGCCAAATTGCTCCTGGTTTCCACAACCCAAGCCCTGGGTTCCGTTCGCGCAAGTTCCCCAATTATTCCCAGCTGTATACCTCCATTGCAGCACGCAATGATCGCATACCAAGCCTGGAGGAAGTCTATAGTTCACGCTATATTTCGAATTGCCTCTAGTTGGATAATATTTAGTCCCCCCTTCTTCGAGTTCCAAAAGGAAGCTGTCAAAACATTCTTGGTCGTCTATACCAGGGTCTGGACATAGTTTGAACTCCCAGAAGCCTCTGTGGGAGGCCGTGATGTCTACTGTGGTGGTGATGAGGGATCCGGGGAGGTAGCTTGCCACGATCACACCGTCACCATATTTCCCCCCTAGTTCGTGGGGGCGAGGAATCGGCGCGTCGTATGGGTCGCCACAAATCCCGCATCTGAAAAGAgatattaatatgaaattataatttttaatttagttgtaCGGGTTACACTAAAGTGTTGAGAACACGGTAATATGAGATTGAAGACAGTTTCTAATAGTTCAactgataaaattattcagtTGCTGTTGGAAACAGAAAGCTTTGTATAGGTGTATTAAAGTCTGAAACTATACTGAGAGGAAACTCTCTGTAACGATTCTACTGCGCCATTATCAGCTAGCTAGAGTAAATGAAGAAGGAagctgaagaagaagaaatatgTCAAGTCACTCTAATAATATTGGTGAAATATTCGCGCAATATCGATACTCTATTTTAAACTCCCAAAATAGTACAGGAATGAAATAGCTGAATAATTAAAGAGACGCTTATCTCTTTAATTATACGTATTTCGAACTCCATAgtgttgataaataaagatcaTAAGAAGTCTGTCCTTTGATTGACAGAGCACTGAGTCGAGAAACACCCACAATTCCACCCACTGTCATCATGGTTGGTGCTGAAGCCGTCGAGGAGCACCCTAACATGACCTAGCAAAAATCAtaagtagataataaatacatgttcAGACCCGATAAGTACATCGTCAATACGACACTGACCTGCCCTGATTGACGCCCCACTGATGCGAGAAGCCGCCACAATTTAAcccatcatcatcataattggGGGCGGTGGGGAAGCCGAACCTCCATGCTGAAGCCCTAGACGGCGGCTGCAGCACCCTGCCGTGACCCAGGACACAGGCCACCACGCAAGACAACACCAACAGTACTTGGCACATCTGGGAAGAAATGTTCGATGATAAACAATAACTAGCTCTTTGACAGCATTTATTTAGGAACTAGACCTTCATAGGTtcaatttttaacccccgactaCAGGACCTGGAGTTATAAGtttctgtgtgtgtgtgtcatTTCGAACAGCAGTACGAAATTGGTATTTATTATcgtggtaaaaaaaatagtttttccataaataaataccacgGAGCACGTacttattaagtacttaaatatttcgtgtgttgaacattttattactatttttatttatacggaATCTGTAATTCTGTAACTTTCAGCCAAAAGGttaaactgtatttattttttcatttgagaTATAAACAATGACAATTAAAACACaacttactttatttacttCGTCGAAGTTCTAAATACTACCGAAAATGAATGGTACCGCGGTCCCGATTCAAATAACTTAATACTGATCGTAAGAATGGGCCATAAAAACCCTTCCTACTTAAAGTTTTATAGGGCCAACTGGTTGACAAAGGGCTATGTGACTAATGAATTGTCCTACAACAGTGTTAGCGACCCGTGTGGCTTAACAATATGTTTACTCAACTGTCAGAATTTATCATTCTTCAAACATGGGGTTTTTCGAATTTTCGATTAAGCTATTTCTTTGTTACATTGTCCTTTTGTATTAGTCAAGCACTTAAAATTGGTCCTTCGCCAGTTTCGCGATTTATGGATATGTTCGTTTCAAATTTACGCCTCGATGGATGCTCacaaattcatattcatattaatttaagtaccaactaagtatttttaaattttcagttaTTCGGCCTGgactttaatataattatttatcctAAAATTAAGGTCAATTTGGTCATCTATGTCGACCTCTATGATTGAACTTTATGGAGTAATAGTGGAAGGAGAGGACGAATATGAA from Plodia interpunctella isolate USDA-ARS_2022_Savannah chromosome 14, ilPloInte3.2, whole genome shotgun sequence carries:
- the LOC128675686 gene encoding uncharacterized protein LOC128675686 isoform X2, producing MCQVLLVLSCVVACVLGHGRVLQPPSRASAWRFGFPTAPNYDDDGLNCGGFSHQWGVNQGRCGICGDPYDAPIPRPHELGGKYGDGVIVASYLPGSLITTTVDITASHRGFWEFKLCPDPGIDDQECFDSFLLELEEGGTKYYPTRGNSKYSVNYRLPPGLVCDHCVLQWRYTAGNNWGTCANGTQGLGCGNQEQFGACSDISIGNSRSYEDNVLREQYQLPYPLVNLLKNGYFDAQQGEEVGEETESD
- the LOC128675686 gene encoding uncharacterized protein LOC128675686 isoform X1; the protein is MCQVLLVLSCVVACVLGHGRVLQPPSRASAWRFGFPTAPNYDDDGLNCGGFSHQWGVNQGRCGICGDPYDAPIPRPHELGGKYGDGVIVASYLPGSLITTTVDITASHRGFWEFKLCPDPGIDDQECFDSFLLELEEGGTKYYPTRGNSKYSVNYRLPPGLVCDHCVLQWRYTAGNNWGTCANGTQGLGCGNQEQFGACSDISIGNSRSYEDNVLREQYQLPYPLVNLLKNGYFDAQQGVLQLLRGMYEYPGQTTSEAKARRDKDKRRKKKNRKKPSPHKWKKMMWY